Proteins encoded together in one Musa acuminata AAA Group cultivar baxijiao chromosome BXJ3-6, Cavendish_Baxijiao_AAA, whole genome shotgun sequence window:
- the LOC103989964 gene encoding uncharacterized protein LOC103989964: MKASIKFREDRAPLVRAKVPVGVLGLPFVSGVTAAAGRGGDEDARELRLDLSTAFRAGPSVRLSYRPNDTINPFSLVLKIGVGALGSPSAGSPLSMAAEFGLLGSRPTFSLLLKPRIGDFSFRKSVSAAVPATATGASNAVAVTVAPVGDGHAIGAPIEFRSDNGIHPGRKYSSFPVDLSAFAAGSGGGIDGLLSGYEISAKSVLPLQNRTTVRFKWGLKVPPELRTSFDDPTAGISPNKLPLLVMNKISIERSTDDKKAKEKKPCGITDVNDACMSVKREVETLQVECGLLRSSVDGLRAETGSRKHASVASPVVRKRDCRSDGKSLQNTGKSEGTTEELMQLSTASTAAMAP, encoded by the coding sequence ATGAAAGCTTCGATCAAGTTCCGGGAGGATCGGGCCCCCTTGGTGCGCGCCAAGGTCCCCGTCGGCGTTCTCGGCCTTCCCTTCGTCTCCGGCGTCACTGCCGCCGCTGGCCGAGGCGGCGACGAAGATGCCCGTGAACTCCGCCTCGACCTCTCCACCGCCTTCCGTGCCGGCCCCTCCGTACGCCTCTCGTACCGCCCCAACGATACCATCAACCCCTTCTCCCTCGTCCTCAAGATCGGCGTCGGTGCCCTCGGCTCCCCCTCCGCCGGCTCCCCTCTCTCCATGGCCGCCGAGTTCGGCCTCCTCGGGTCCCGCCCCACTTTCTCCCTCCTCCTTAAGCCCCGCATCGGCGACTTCTCCTTCCGGAAGTCCGTCTCCGCCGCGGTCCCAGCCACCGCCACGGGCGCCTCCAACGCCGTGGCTGTCACGGTCGCGCCAGTCGGTGACGGTCACGCTATCGGGGCGCCGATTGAGTTCCGCTCCGATAATGGGATCCACCCCGGAAGGAAGTACAGCAGCTTCCCAGTAGACCTCTCCGCGTTCGCGGCCGGCAGCGGAGGCGGGATCGATGGGCTGCTCTCCGGGTACGAGATCAGCGCGAAGAGCGTCCTTCCGCTCCAGAACCGCACGACCGTCCGGTTCAAGTGGGGATTGAAAGTTCCTCCGGAGCTCCGCACTTCGTTTGATGATCCAACTGCCGGGATCTCGCCGAACAAGCTGCCGCTCCTCGTGATGAACAAGATCTCCATCGAACGCTCGACAGATGACAAGAAGGCGAAGGAGAAGAAGCCTTGTGGAATCACTGACGTGAACGATGCGTGTATGTCAGTGAAGCGTGAGGTGGAGACGCTGCAGGTCGAGTGCGGTCTGCTGAGGAGTTCCGTGGATGGGCTCCGGGCAGAGACCGGCAGCCGGAAGCATGCTTCGGTAGCTTCACCGGTGGTACGGAAGAGGGACTGCCGGAGCGATGGGAAGTCGTTGCAGAACACAGGGAAATCTGAGGGCACGACCGAAGAGCTAATGCAGCTTTCGACAGCAAGCACCGCCGCTATGGCACCTTGA